From the Caldicellulosiruptoraceae bacterium PP1 genome, one window contains:
- a CDS encoding ABC transporter ATP-binding protein translates to MKNIDNFIKPLLKDVPKSLSNNFYLLKIVWGFSKSYFILYSVLTITDGLFPLIGLYFPKIVLDSIQKGKNFNTICYLVFAYFLITISYNTFSYILRGNFLQIKSDMLFNYFSLMIKKKVANLDLQYLEDPKIWDSLEKATKISQGGATKIVNAIFNSVSQAITIASIIIILSRLNFFIVLLAIIVVILNALLNNRSKRIEIKTYENLAPLRRKLSYYMNLFQDSKYAKELRLFNISSWIENKINIIFKKLEKENKSFYLNMHINYLISNIASLIQDIICYLLLGYQVIIKKITFGDFVLFFNAISRFTESLNGIAWNYIEVKSTGEYVQYFRDFLSIENKIQKEDKKMLSKKIEGINNFVIKFINVTFAYPGAERILFKNLNIEIESNKKYVIVGPNGAGKTTFVKLLTRLYDPQSGIIAYNGIDIKDINYTDYRKLFSVVFQDYQSYAASIKENVTLSEDNINDDAVLKILANVGLGEKIKTLEKGIYTQLYKIFDEKGIELSGGELQKLAIARAFFKDTPIIILDEPSSALDPYAEYELFRQFSKLTEGKTAVFISHRLSSVKFADYVIFIKEGEIVAFGTHEQLMEECNEYNEMYSLQAQYYR, encoded by the coding sequence ATGAAAAATATAGATAACTTTATAAAACCGCTATTAAAAGATGTCCCAAAATCATTATCAAATAATTTTTATTTGCTTAAAATTGTATGGGGTTTTAGCAAATCATATTTTATACTATATTCTGTTCTTACAATTACAGATGGATTATTTCCATTAATCGGATTATATTTCCCTAAAATAGTATTAGATTCAATACAAAAAGGGAAGAATTTCAATACTATTTGTTATTTAGTTTTTGCTTATTTTTTAATAACTATTAGTTATAATACATTTTCTTATATTCTAAGAGGTAACTTTTTACAAATAAAATCTGATATGCTTTTTAATTACTTTTCATTAATGATAAAAAAGAAAGTTGCTAATTTGGATTTACAATATTTAGAAGATCCTAAAATATGGGATAGTTTAGAAAAAGCAACTAAAATATCACAAGGTGGGGCAACAAAAATTGTAAATGCAATTTTCAACTCTGTATCTCAAGCAATTACTATTGCATCAATTATTATAATTTTATCACGATTAAATTTTTTTATAGTTTTATTAGCAATAATTGTTGTAATTTTAAATGCATTATTAAATAATAGAAGTAAGCGTATTGAAATAAAAACGTATGAGAACTTAGCACCATTAAGAAGAAAATTAAGCTATTATATGAATTTATTTCAAGATTCAAAATATGCAAAAGAGTTAAGGTTGTTCAACATTTCTTCATGGATAGAAAATAAAATAAATATAATTTTTAAAAAGTTAGAAAAAGAAAACAAATCGTTTTATCTAAATATGCATATAAATTATTTAATATCAAATATTGCTTCCTTAATTCAAGATATAATATGTTATCTATTATTAGGCTATCAAGTCATTATTAAGAAAATTACTTTTGGAGATTTTGTTTTATTTTTCAATGCCATAAGTCGTTTTACAGAATCATTAAATGGAATTGCATGGAATTATATTGAGGTTAAGTCAACTGGAGAATATGTTCAATACTTTAGAGATTTTCTTTCAATTGAAAATAAGATTCAAAAAGAAGATAAAAAGATGCTATCGAAGAAAATTGAAGGTATTAACAATTTTGTTATTAAATTTATAAATGTAACATTTGCATATCCTGGAGCTGAAAGAATTCTTTTTAAGAATCTTAATATTGAAATAGAATCAAATAAAAAGTATGTGATAGTTGGTCCAAATGGAGCAGGTAAAACCACTTTTGTTAAGTTATTAACTAGATTATACGATCCACAAAGCGGAATAATTGCATATAATGGAATCGATATAAAAGACATAAATTATACTGATTATAGGAAATTATTTAGTGTAGTATTTCAAGATTATCAAAGCTATGCTGCTAGTATAAAGGAAAATGTAACTTTATCAGAAGACAATATAAATGATGATGCTGTATTAAAAATATTAGCTAATGTTGGTTTAGGAGAGAAAATAAAAACATTAGAAAAAGGAATATATACACAGCTTTATAAGATATTTGATGAAAAAGGGATTGAGTTATCAGGCGGAGAATTACAAAAATTAGCAATAGCTCGAGCTTTTTTTAAAGATACCCCAATAATAATATTAGATGAGCCATCAAGTGCATTAGATCCATATGCAGAATATGAACTATTTAGACAATTTTCAAAACTTACTGAAGGTAAGACAGCAGTATTTATTTCTCATAGATTATCAAGTGTAAAATTTGCTGACTACGTAATATTTATTAAAGAGGGAGAGATTGTAGCCTTTGGTACACATGAGCAGTTAATGGAAGAATGTAATGAATATAATGAAATGTATTCTTTGCAAGCACAGTATTATAGGTGA
- a CDS encoding class I SAM-dependent RNA methyltransferase, with translation MIKIAVTSSFGIESIVSEELKNLGYQNLKIDNGRVLFEGDYFDVCRANIHLRTADRVLIIIKQFKATTFDQLFDGVYEIEWQDILPQDANIYVTGRSVKSTLFSIRDCQAITKKAIIEKLKKRYNKNWFEESGAKYPIEIALNNDIATITLDTSGSSLHKRGYRKYIGDAPIKETLASAMVLLSRWRTSSETLWDPFCGSGTIAIEAALYAKNIAPGLNKNFISENWGLIDEKLWKEARIKALQMVKPNEKFEILASDIDSEVLKAAHNNAKLAGVDKDIRIFKEDATKIKKSSEKGIIVCNPPYGERISQSDLFQLYKAFGKNLKEFINWRFFILSAFEDFEKAFGRKADRNRKLFNGNIKSYLYFYF, from the coding sequence ATGATTAAAATTGCTGTTACAAGTTCTTTTGGTATAGAGTCAATAGTCTCAGAAGAGCTTAAAAACTTAGGATACCAAAATCTAAAAATTGATAACGGAAGGGTTTTATTTGAAGGGGATTACTTTGATGTTTGTAGAGCAAATATACATCTTAGAACAGCTGATAGAGTGTTAATAATAATAAAACAGTTTAAAGCAACAACATTTGACCAGCTTTTTGATGGTGTTTATGAAATTGAATGGCAAGATATACTACCTCAAGATGCTAATATATATGTAACAGGCAGGTCAGTAAAATCAACTCTATTTAGCATTAGAGACTGTCAAGCTATTACTAAAAAAGCTATAATTGAAAAACTCAAAAAAAGATACAATAAGAATTGGTTTGAAGAATCAGGTGCTAAATACCCAATTGAAATAGCTTTGAATAATGATATAGCAACAATTACATTGGATACCTCAGGTAGCTCACTTCATAAACGTGGGTATAGAAAGTATATAGGTGATGCACCAATAAAAGAAACATTGGCCTCTGCTATGGTTTTATTAAGTAGATGGAGGACAAGTTCTGAAACACTATGGGATCCATTTTGTGGCTCAGGCACAATAGCTATTGAAGCAGCTTTATATGCAAAAAATATTGCTCCAGGGCTTAACAAGAATTTTATTTCAGAAAATTGGGGATTGATTGATGAGAAGCTATGGAAAGAAGCAAGAATTAAGGCTTTGCAAATGGTAAAGCCAAATGAAAAATTTGAGATACTTGCAAGCGACATAGATAGCGAGGTTTTAAAAGCAGCACATAACAATGCTAAATTAGCAGGTGTAGATAAGGATATAAGGATATTTAAAGAAGATGCAACAAAGATAAAGAAATCAAGTGAAAAGGGAATAATAGTATGCAATCCACCATACGGTGAAAGAATTAGCCAAAGTGATTTATTTCAGCTTTATAAGGCATTCGGTAAGAATCTCAAAGAATTCATTAACTGGCGATTTTTTATATTGAGTGCATTTGAAGACTTTGAAAAAGCCTTTGGAAGAAAAGCTGATAGAAATAGAAAGCTTTTTAATGGTAACATAAAGTCTTATTTGTATTTTTATTTTTAA